The Humulus lupulus chromosome 7, drHumLupu1.1, whole genome shotgun sequence region TGACAGATAAGCATGCAATACATGTTTCTGAGGTGGCACAAGACCAGGGCTATGTACACTTGGTACAGATATTAGAACTACATTTTGATCAGCATCAACTTCTTTTTTCCCAGTCATTTCCGACTATATGATCAATTCGAAAGTCCTTGTTTATGCCCTGATTCACAGTTCATTATGTTAAAAACAACACCAAACAATGTCATATAGTGATAAGCCATCATTTGTATCACATTTTAGCTCTGCATCAAAGCCTAGATGGAGATGCATGAATAAGACACACCACACATTCTCCCACATAGATGCATTGCTAACAACAACCTTTTTAGAACAAATAAACTGTGATAATACTTACTAGAGAAAAAATTTCCACCAAACTTGTGCAATCGTCGTACAAGAGCTTCGACAATAGCCACACTTCCATGAAGAGGTCACTCCAGACAGCAACCTGGCTCGTACCATTCCGCAGACATGTAAATCTAAGACACAGAAGAGTAGTAACAATGTAATGTTGTTCATCTCTCATGAATAGCAACAGTTCGTGTATATATTTAAACAAGATAGTAGAAAAGTGTGCTACATATGGTTCAACATACTATGATATATAGGGCTCATAGAACACACATAACTAAAATTTAAAATAGTTACTGTCTCTGCTGAAAGATTGCCAATATATTTCACCTCCAACAAGGAAGAAATCCAGCAAGTCCACCCAGTATTTTTTACAGGGGTCTTTCAGTCCTAATGAGTCAACGATTTCTGACAGTGTATAGCAGTTGAATAGAGGAGGCAATGCCATAGCACCTGCAGACAGTGGAAGAAGTTCATCTTCAACATGAGAACAATAACAAATCATCAAGTAAGACGTTATGTACATTTAATTTAAACATCTGACTGTATAAGCATTATGCAAGGTCGGTGGAGTTGAGAATATAAAGCTCGAAATGGCTGTCTATGTGCCTATGTCAACGTGCTTGTGCTGTGAGGTTCCAAATTTTAGTCATTCAtttctattatatattatttgtaaTTATGCCACCATTATTATACTTCATGACAAAAATTAAGCATACTTTAAGAATAACAAATTATGTTGAaagtaatatttatatattatatttttatgtgcACCAGTGGAGTGAAATCAAAGGAAAGAGCAGCACCCATACTGTAATAACccggaatttttttttatttgtttattgtgttttatgtaaacattattctgtgaatttttttttaagagtaggaataatacttaaaataatatttggtgaatattattttaattaatgaagTGTGAGTTGATCGCTTTAGACCATAGTGTGGGGGCTTAGATGTGAAAGAAATCTAAGATGGACATCTTGTTTAAAGAGTTtaagtatatgattttatgtgtttggaaTCCACATAAAATCTTAAAATCATTTTAGAGTATGATtttgtgactttttcactaagagtctatgaataattcaagaggaatttttGAGATTAAggttatgattttatgttgaaaggactcacataaaatcatagacataaGTTTAAACCAAAGTTGCATTTTTGGTGTTTAGACTATAGTTTAtatttatcattcttaagctatagttttaatgttttattttgaGAAGCGTACGGTGTGTTTGGCTGCACACATACTTATTAGAGGGAAACACAATTTAAACAGCCATGGCAGTTTTTAGAGGTTACCAGGGAGGGAATTAGAACCTTTGTTTTTCCTCATTTGTTTCAGCCATCTTTGAACGTGAGGGCAAAACTGAGAGAGGTATGAGGAAGAGAACACATTGTGTTCTTGTAGTGTGTGAccacttcgggtccaagaagaagAAGGTAAGGTGAGTCATTTCTTTGGTTTTTCTTTGGATTATGGACCTTAGACACGTCCTTAGAACCTCTGTTTTGATTGTAGAAGAAAGCAAGAGAAAGAAGGGAGTGTTTTGAGAGTTCGGTGCAAGAATAGCCTATACAAAAATAACGTAAGTCCGAACCTACTTTGCGTTAATTTTTCTCTTATATTCTGAGTACCAAATTCATGTCGAATGGTTTTGTTGTGTTCATAGTGTTTTGGACTAAGTTGAGGAgaaggaagaaaacaccaagaaCCGACCACAGTAAGAGGTATATATTCAAAGATTTCCTTCATAGTTTTTACGTTTCTGATTGTTCGTTTTCGCTTCCTTATCGTGGATATGAATTTTTGGGCTGTTGTACATGGTTCTAATCAGTTTATTGGGGCTAGAGACACTCATTAAAGTGCTAGGGGATAGTTTTATAGGATAAATCTTGAACTTTGAGATGTTTTGAGGATTTGTTAGAATGTGGAAAGTGGTGCATGGTAAGAAGCAtgaggttccatctcaaaaccaattggtgatgagtaGAGTAACCCATGCTCTTATAAATAGTATGATGATCCCACATACTTTCCATGTGGGATTCTATTCACTAACAtcccccctcaagatggtggctaTTTTTGCTCACCAATCTTGGACGGCTCGATCGCAAGTGGCTCGTTGGCTCTTTTTGGCTCACTATCCCCAAATCACAAAGGGCTCTTTTGGCTCTCTTTTTTGGACCGGTTTTGGATTTGGATCGGACATACTCGTTAGAGTTTTATTTGACTCTGATACCATGAAAGAGTTCAGAATAGCTTGAACTTTTGGTGAGAAAGAAACAGAGAAAATGCAGAGAAAATAAGaagagatgatgatgatgaaaaatGTGATGGCTCAACTAACTGTTGATTGCCTtgtgaacttgtatatatggccATAGATTACAGAAAAGGTTGTAACCGAAATGACAGCTATACAAAACCAAACCGAAATCTGTTAGAGAAACAGTTAGACAGTTAGGATTTGTTTTCTGTTTTGTAACTGTTTCTCTAACAGGATTGTTAGTGCTTGTGGGTGATGGGTATGCGCAGTCCATTAGCATTGTCGGTGATTGGTGGTGGAGACCGGTGGTGGTGACGGTCAGAGGTGGCCGAGGTAGTGGTCTTGGTGGTGTAGGGATGAAGTCGTGGTTGCCATGGTGAgggaccttgggtccaagcatAGTCGGGTTGGTCATGGAGGCTGCCGTGGGTGAGGGAGTCCATATTCAGGTGGTCACGTGCATGAGCATGCATGTGTTTGAACTGGTTACTATTGGTTACTAATTTGTAACCAAAGGGGACAAAAAGTGGTATTTGGTCCCGAAACTTTAGGATGTTACTGCAAGGCTTGGGATTAGGTATTCTAAGATCAAAATCTGATTATTGAGAATTAAGGATAAAAATTCTCTAGTTAATTGTCCAAGTATAATAATTTACAAGCTAGGCTTGGGAATTATTATGTAAGCTTCAAGAAAAATTCCAAGTTTGGGAGTTAGTTTCAAAGTTTAGATTTGATGACTTAGAATCTACAAAATATTTTCAAggacttagaaaatattttaggaaGTACAATATTACTGATTTTAAGTCTCAAGGTCAAGAGGTGGGCTCGGGGCTCGTGAATTGGACTCGAGCATCGGAAAACGAAATTTTAGGAAATAATTGGAGTTTTGACTTGTAATTTCGAACATGGCCtaggataaaattattattggaaataataattttctaagttgagtTTAGGATTCtgagaggggtattatggtcattttaccccaagggctcgggtttgggccagggtcgggaatttcagttttttttttttttaaaaaaattccttatatattttagaatcttagtaagcataaactaagacatattgtcccaatatgattatagggtctaaacacgatcggaaatactcacaaagacataattcacgaaagctaaggacaagaggtaaggaagtatacaccaagagtaacttagcttgttgtgattctagtgaattgtttgcatgtttgtatACTGCTGGTTAAATTCGAgttgctatatatatgtgtgattatatggctggatgcgcatgatagtacccatctatcgggtttgaatgtgcttagtgcaataaagttatcatgaatgcatgtgcaatgtttgtgactgtcaagggaaaccttgtgagggtggacCTCATGCAGCCGTGTAGTGGGGTTAGCCGTCCAGTCAGTAAAGTCATCGGGTTTTAGCAGAGTATACCCCTTTGGcacgggaggtgagtattctctgggccgcgGAGGCCACCCGGGGATCATGACCCCACAGATAACTCGATGGCTCAGTACAAGGCCTTCTGAGGGCGGATTCCCCATGCAGCCGTACAATGGGGTTATCCGCCAAGTCAGTAAAGTCATCGTGTTTTAgcggagtgtacccctttggtacgggaggtgagtattctatgggccgtggaggccacactgggattaaaaccccacagataacacgatGGCTCAGTTATATGCTTTCAGTATGTTACACAACACTTTGGCTTATGTGAATATGCTAGACGTGTTGCTCAGTTTGCAGTTTCTAGATATGCATTTCTGTTATGCAAAGTTTGTTTTGGATAGTAGAGTCATaagttgtagctagcttccttattgagcgttatagctcatcagttactctatgtgtgtaggtaaaggcaaagcttAAAGGGCAGTGCAATAagctggaggggattctgtctgaagtatgcatactgtgaaacaaccaacctgcagggttgtcagggttctcttaaCTTTTCTGCTGAGTCCAGTAACAGTTTCATCAATTTCATGTTTACTAGTTTATCTAAAGAAAGCCATGTGGCTACAGactatttcttaagttacgtttaaactacatttttttttaaaactatgggatcccatgcaaatactattttatttcaaagtactccaatgtaaaattttctaaagtttaTTTAGTTTCTAACGTTCGatttttaccaaagttgaccGTAAGGGTCTAGTTGACCCCGGATAGTCATAGTCGTGTTCGGTGGGTCTAGTTAAGAACAATCGGGTCGTTACACATACCCATTCCCCTGTTAACTAATGGCTCTCCAAAACTATTCCAAATAAACAACTCATCGTCTTCTCGCTCCAGCTCATCTGCATTAATGGTAATACCGTTGATAAAATGGGAAGGGACTAAggtaataaacatatatacaaaatgGTATGGAATGGAATCACTTGTTAAACAAATTAGATATATGTACTTACATCAATAGATAAATAAACGGGATGGGACGTGGTGGACTTTGTAGAAATCCTCTCCTCCTTCCTCCAGCCTTTCTATGAATTTACTAGGCATCATTATAATCTTCATTTCCTTAAGCGTAGCAATGTATCTTAATCCATCCAGAACACTCCTCAAGCTAAAGCATCCTCTAATCAGCAAAAAGCGAAGACTAGACAAGGCCCCTTCCTCCACCTTCCACTCTTCTAAGCAGTGTAGAAGATCCATGAAAAGAGATTCTAGTTGAGGGAAACCTCCTTTTGAGCACACCATCTCATTCCCCTTAAAGCTACCACATAAGGAAAGGACTCTTAAACTCGATAGCTTTTCTAGGGTTGGCATTGGATCGTCCTTAAGAACAGTAAATTTCAACCGTAACTTGATAAGGTTTGGGGAGAATTGGTTGTATTCTGGTAATTTTACTATTCCCCCACACACTTTAAGCTTATAAATTTGAGGGTAGCTTAATATCACAGGAACAACATCTATAGTATCCCCTTTATTAGATACTTGTAAATGTCGAAGACAATCAAATGTGACGGTTGGGGGATCATGGTAAATATTCCCCAAATTTTTACCCAGAAAAATCTGTAATTTCTTGAGATTCCTCAAATGTAGAAAATCATTCCAATCAAAGCACTCAGTTGAAACACCTTTCAATGTTTGTAAATTTCTAATGTTAGGTAACCTCAACGTGCACGCCACTGGACCATCCTCAACGAAGAAGTGTAAATGTCTAAGTTGTTCTAACTTCCAGATTACATCCGGTACTCTTTCACAACCCCCCAGTCTTAACTTTAAAGTCTGCAGGTATCTCAAATTACCAATAGAAGATGGGATCTTTTCCAAAGAGTAATTACCGTCACTAATACTCAACAACCTTAGGTGAATAAGATTTCCAATTTCTTTAGGCAACTTCAAACTAATATTGAGCGAGAAACTTAGATTTAAAATTCTAAGTATGAAAAACCTATTAAACCCACGTCTCAATACTTGTTGTGTGGTATCTCCCCAATCTACAGTAAGGCACCTAAGAGAGCCATTTTTGCTATcaacaaaactaaaaaaatcaTCACCAGAATAACCATGCGAATAAATGGAAACTCTCCTTGCTATGGTAGTTACAGGTTTTAGTGGCTCTTCCACCTGATTCCTCAAATCAATATGATGTAGAAAattctcatcttgagctttagTCACACACAAGTCTCGCATAAGATCATGAATGTGAAATGTTTTCATTTTTCCTCTTAAACCCCAATTTTCTACTTGAACCATGCTCCTCTCCACCAACTGACTTAAGTAATCATATGCTACATCTTCAATAGTTTCCGTTGAATGTCTTCTTGGCGATATAAAACCTTCTGCCATAAGCATAAGacataattattttacttgtATGATGGCGTCTTCAGGATAACGAGCCAAGTATAGAAAACAAGGCTTTAAGTAAAATGGCAACTCATCGTAACTCAAACCTAACACCCATGAAACACCATGGCATTCCGAGTCACAATGCTCTTTGCCTTTACTTATGTATCTCACCACATTTCTTTTCATCTCCTCCCACTCATCAACTGAGTGTTTCGTAGATAGAAGCCCACCGAGCACAATGATAGCTAATGGCAAACCAAAACAATCTTTAAGCATCTCTCGCCCTAGTGCTTCCATTCTTTCCGCATCTTTTATGTCTAATAACGTATTCCAAAACATGAGTAAAGGCTATGTATTACTAACTTTTCATGGAAATGTACACACATAAATAAAATAGGATAGTAAGACAAATTGAGAGTGAAATATATTACTTGTTTGATCCTTTCCAAAATATGAAGATTTGTTCTGAAACAACTCCCAGCTTTGATTCTCATCGAGACACGTAGGTTGATGGATGTAGCAATGTTGATCCGCATAAGGACCTATATTCATTATTCGAGTAGTGAGTAAAATCTTGCTATCAATGTCACCTCGAGGGAATGCATCTTTTAGAAGATCCCATGTGTCAGTGGACCATATATCGTCGAGGAGCACCAAACATTTCTTCTCTTTTTGAAAGTTGTAGAGCTCTTCTGCTAATTCACCATCACTGAGGATTTtgatttcttctcttttttccttGGTGGGAGAAGTGAAAGCAAATAAGATTTCTTCCCAAGCATTGCGTCTATTACACTGCTGAGATATCGAGACCCAAGCAAAACAATCAAAGTGACTCCTGACTTGAGGATGATGATAAACCTTTCTGGCTAGGGTAGTCTTCCCCAAGCCACCCATCCCACATACAGAGATCACCCTAGGATTTTGAGGATTCTCTTTCCCAGTCAAATGGGCTACCAATTCTTTGATGTCTTTCTCAAATCCAACAACATCATTCTCCACAACATGAGAATAAGCCTGTcgtctttgctcaagaacttGGTTTGAAGATGTTCCAGCTGCCTTAACCATTGACTCGTGTACTCCATACTTTTGTAATTCTGAAGTCCAAGCATCAATGTTGGATGAGATCTCCTTTATCTTTGATCCAACTCTATGGACATCAACTCCTTCCTTGAAGATGCAAACATATCTTTTCAGTTTACTCACCACACCTCCTTTCTTCTTCAGAGCCACTTTGAAGATGTAAGTTTCAATAACATCCTCCAAGTCATAAGAAGTATCTCTGACTTTGACAACCAAAAGACGTACTCTCTGATCACCATTTCTTACAAAAGCATCTGCGTCTTGTAAGAAAGCGCTCATACATTGCAGCTTGCTCTGTGCATTCTCGATTTGCCCTTTGACTCCCCACAAGAATTTGGCTTCACTGATTAGCAAGTCTCCAAGTCTCTCAACCACACAGGAAACAATAGCTTCTTCCAtatcttctttattttcttcttcttctgaaTTCTCTCTACCTCTGTTTCAAGTTTTGTTGATAGCTTTGGCTGAAAATAGCGGTACAAATGTTTTAGCAAGTTGTGATCAGTGGCTCTTTATGTCGAGTAGCTAGCTAATCAATGTATACACACGCAAACATCTCTACCTCCACTCCTTTTTTTCTTTGCTGCATGGGGCCCTCACGCAATGTATACACGTAAACATCTCTTCCTCCACTCCTTTTTTTCATACCATAATTTACTTCAGTTCTTGTTGACTTTGTTTTTACTTCTACAGCAGTCATCAATTTACTCTGCTTCCTCTTTAACAGTCATTTTTTCTTTGCTGCATGGGCCCTCACGCAATGAAGCATGTAAACCTATATGTAGCatgtaaattaaatttaaaatagaaaaaaatattaaaaaataacgTAATCagtaaaaaaaacttaaaatcagtaaaaaacaatttaaatttattttataatcagTTTTTAGAAAAACAATTAAAATCgaaacaaattattaaaaaaaaattaatcaataaaaaaattaaaatttattttataattagtttttagaaaaaattaatttaaaataaaaacaaattatttaatcaataaaaaaaattaaaatttataatttataatttaatttttaaaatttaaatattattttatatatttttaaaattgattaatttttttctattttaaattaattttttaataatatttttctaaaaacttattataaaaataaaattgatttttttattgattaaatatatttttttcaattttaattttttttctttaataatatttttctaaaaaatgataataaaaataaattttaattgttttttattgattttaatttttttctaatttaaaaaaatatttttaaattggcCAATATGGAGCTGACACGTGAGTCCTGGGTTAACTTTTAACGAAATTTTAAGATTGGGTACCGACAGATACCAACAGAAGTGGACATTGAgtatttttcctaaaaaaaaagggtattaattaaaaaaaaaattcaaactattAGGTACTTTTTCTGCTATTTCTCcttcaaataataaaaaagaataaaaaaagaagaaaaatatttaAAGGAACTCTAAAAATTCAACAAGTGTAGAGAaggaaacaaaaataataatagaggaactccaaaataaaaaaatgagtTTAAAAGAACTGATAGTGGAGAATTTAATCAATTTTcttcaaattttgaaaatagtaGGTTTTTGAACTGACTATTGTGAGTGCTCTAAGACACATTTTTGTCTATGAATACAATATGAATATCACTTCTATGTTTTTTCTCTTCCGCACAGATTTTCTATATATactaatatatattattacaaaCTACAATAATTAATGATAAAAATCGAAGTTAAATGAAGTGCAAATTAATTAACCAATAAAAAAGCAAAATAAGACTGAGTTGAATATGTACGTGGAAAGAattacatgcatgcatgcatgctaACTTTTAGATCTTAATCTAATTGTTATCttccaattaagcaaaacaacAACACCATCATCATGAATGAAACTAAGAAAGATATATATTACTGTTATCCAACTATAATAATGATTgactaaatcaaaataaaatacttgattttttttattcttatatatatatattttatttgagaGTATCAACAATAACGATGATTTAattttttaagacaatatattataaaaatgtaAGTCTATAGGCCTCCTTTGCcgtatcttcttcttcttcttgttcagCAAATGAGTTGCAACTCTGGTTAAAGTTTTCCTGAGAGAACAAAGCAAGTGATTAGAGTGTTAATTAATTTCTCTAAAATTAATCAAACTTAGAACTCAGAACAGCAATGGCGGTCCACCATAAGCAGCTTCCAGGAAGTAGCTCATTTGTTTTTCCATAATTTTCTTGGTGCAATAATGTAGTTGGACGATGTCAGAACAATAACTTTTTACAGCTTTGGTGTAAATACTTCAGACTGATGAGTGAAAGATCTTAATTCAACATTAGTGAGCCACAAGATATAAGCTAACTTCTTGAAATTGAAGGAGTTGTACGTACAGTTACTAATAAAATGAGAAATTTGACTTTAATTGAATTGGAGGAGGTccaatttaaaaaatactttatcGGTCCACAAATCTCGTTTTGGTCCTATTATTTACCTAAAATATCTCTGTTATTTGTttccacactctctctctctctcttgatctCTCTATATTCTCTCTCACTCTTAGTCCCGAACAAAAAAAACTCACATTTGAATCTGATGCTATTAGATATATTCAATTTTAGTGTGCCTTGATAGGCCTCGATACTATTAGATATATTTAATTTTGGTGTGCCTCGACAAACCTCGATGGGTCTCGATATAACTCGATATACCTCGATGTCTACATGTTTGAGTTTTAAAATTATACCTGGAATTGTGCCTCGATATGCATGGGGTCTCATCGAggctgttaaccgagattttcggcaactatattaacgAATGATATTTActagtaataataatgaaaatggaagatcgacacgaggtttttacgtggttggggcgttaactagccttagtccacgagtccatatattagagctagaagaagcttttacaatggagttttctaattatatctgaacagagtttctgcctcCTCCCCCCTTTTTTCTCCCTTTTTAcgttgttctacagcttatatttataagctgagggggacactgggtctgggccggatccgacccgggcccatcagaggaaTGTGCccaaggggcctttctagtggggGCCCAATATAAAAAGGTATACAATACAcaaaattcaaaccagctaaggcccaattagtTGACCTATGACACAAGCCTTTGCCCGACAAAACgacgctttggctctgaccacttcgagtcacgaggctgattcaggagacaagatcagtcagggtacttggctgcgcagtcatgacacaccagtgggcaatcccgaggcgaccctttctacaggcgaaaagtgggggacaatgcccacgcga contains the following coding sequences:
- the LOC133790260 gene encoding probable disease resistance RPP8-like protein 2 isoform X1, which encodes MLMAEGFISPRRHSTETIEDVAYDYLSQLVERSMVQVENWGLRGKMKTFHIHDLMRDLCVTKAQDENFLHHIDLRNQVEEPLKPVTTIARRVSIYSHGYSGDDFFSFVDSKNGSLRCLTVDWGDTTQQVLRRGFNRFFILRILNLSFSLNISLKLPKEIGNLIHLRLLSISDGNYSLEKIPSSIGNLRYLQTLKLRLGGCERVPDVIWKLEQLRHLHFFVEDGPVACTLRLPNIRNLQTLKGVSTECFDWNDFLHLRNLKKLQIFLGKNLGNIYHDPPTVTFDCLRHLQVSNKGDTIDVVPVILSYPQIYKLKVCGGIVKLPEYNQFSPNLIKLRLKFTVLKDDPMPTLEKLSSLRVLSLCGSFKGNEMVCSKGGFPQLESLFMDLLHCLEEWKVEEGALSSLRFLLIRGCFSLRSVLDGLRYIATLKEMKIIMMPSKFIERLEEGGEDFYKVHHVPSRLFIY
- the LOC133790260 gene encoding putative disease resistance protein At1g50180 isoform X2; amino-acid sequence: MEEAIVSCVVERLGDLLISEAKFLWGVKGQIENAQSKLQCMSAFLQDADAFVRNGDQRVRLLVVKVRDTSYDLEDVIETYIFKVALKKKGGVVSKLKRYVCIFKEGVDVHRVGSKIKEISSNIDAWTSELQKYGVHESMVKAAGTSSNQVLEQRRQAYSHVVENDVVGFEKDIKELVAHLTGKENPQNPRVISVCGMGGLGKTTLARKVYHHPQVRSHFDCFAWVSISQQCNRRNAWEEILFAFTSPTKEKREEIKILSDGELAEELYNFQKEKKCLVLLDDIWSTDTWDLLKDAFPRGDIDSKILLTTRIMNIGPYADQHCYIHQPTCLDENQSWELFQNKSSYFGKDQTNIKDAERMEALGREMLKDCFGLPLAIIVLGGLLSTKHSVDEWEEMKRNVVRYISKGKEHCDSECHGVSWVLGLSYDELPFYLKPCFLYLARYPEDAIIQVK